From the genome of Glycine max cultivar Williams 82 chromosome 2, Glycine_max_v4.0, whole genome shotgun sequence, one region includes:
- the LOC100784332 gene encoding citrate synthase, glyoxysomal isoform X1 — translation MSSNSDAAAATVHAHGRLAMLAAHLLPSQLTHHGALHPLHLSSQLPPPPNLAGTLTVVDERTGKKYQLHVSKEGTVKASEFKKILTGKNDKGLKLYDPGYLNTAPVRSTISYIDGDEGILRYRGYPIEELADKSTFTEVSYLIMYGSLPSESQLAEWEFAISQHSAVPQGVLDMIQSMPHDAHPMGVLVNAMSALSVFHPDANPALRGLDIYDSKQIRDKQITRVIGKITTIAAAVYLRMAGRPPVLPSNLLSYTENFLYMLDSFGNRSYKPNPQLTRALDIIFILHAEHEMNCSTSAVRHLASSGVDVYTAIAGAVGALYGPLHGGANEAVLKMLSEIGTVQNIPEFIEGVKARKRKLSGFGHRVYKNYDPRAKVLRKLAEEVFSIVGRDPLIEVAVSLEKIALSDEYFIKRKLYPNVDFYSGLIYRAMGFPPEYFTVLFAIPRMAGYLAHWRESLDDPDTKILRPQQVYVGEWLRHYTQVNVRTTSSDADKLGEVAISNASKRRLAGSGV, via the exons ATGTCAAGCAATTCAGATGCAGCAGCAGCGACGGTGCATGCTCATGGCCGTTTGGCCATGCTCGCCGCTCACCTCCTCCCCTCTCAACTCACTCATCACGGCGCCCTCCACCCTCTCCATCTCTCCTCCCAGTTGCCGCCGCCGCCCAACCTCGCCGGCACTTTGACCGTCGTCGACGAAAGGACCGGCAAGAAGTACCAGCTTCATGTCTCCAAAGAAGGCACTGTCAAAGCTTCTGAATTCAAGAAG ATATTGACAGGGAAGAATGACAAGGGACTCAAGCTTTATGATCCTGGCTATTTGAACACGGCTCCTGTTCGATCAACAATTAGTTATATTGATGGAGATGAGGGGATTCTTAGATATAGAGGTTACCCTATTGAGGAGTTGGCAGATAAAAGCACTTTCACGGAAGTGTCCTATCTCATAA TGTATGGAAGTTTGCCTTCTGAAAGTCAGTTAGCAGAATGGGAGTTTGCTATATCTCAGCATTCGGCTGTTCCACAAGGAGTTTTG GATATGATACAATCTATGCCCCATGATGCACATCCCATGGGTGTGCTTGTTAATGCCATGAGTGCTCTTTCTGTTTTTCATCCTGATGCAAATCCCGCTCTCAGA GGTCTTGATATTTATGACTCAAAGCAAATAAGAGACAAACAGATAACACGGGTTATTGGAAAG ATAACAACAATTGCTGCTGCAGTTTATCTTAGAATGGCAGGAAGGCCACCCGTGCTTCCATCCAACCTCCTTTCTTACACAGAGAACTTCCTATACATGCTAGATTCTTT TGGCAATCGGTCATATAAACCCAATCCTCAGCTAACTCGTGCGCTGGACATTATCTTCATCCTGCATGCAGAACATGAAATGAATTGTTCTACATCTGCTGTTCGACACCTTGCATCAAG TGGCGTTGATGTATACACTGCTATTGCCGGGGCTGTTGGAGCTCTTTATGGACCACTTCATGGTGGAGCTAATGAG GCTGTCCTCAAAATGCTGAGTGAAATTGGAACTGTTCAGAACATTCCAGAGTTCATTGAAGGTGTCAAAGCCAG GAAACGAAAGCTCTCTGGTTTTGGACACCGAGTGTACAAAAACTATGATCCCAGGGCAAAGGTCTTAAGAAAACTGGCAGAGGAAGTGTTTTCCATTGTTGGCCGGGATCCTCTTATTGAG GTGGCCGTTTCCTTGGAGAAGATTGCACTATCTGATGAATATTTCATCAAGAGGAAGCTATATCCAAATGTTGACTTCTACTCTGGATTAATTTATAG GGCCATGGGATTTCCACCAGAGTATTTCACTGTTTTATTTGCTATTCCTCGAATGGCTGGGTACTTGGCTCATTGGAGAGAGTCCTTGGATGATCCTGATACAAAGATTTTGAGACCTCAACAG GTTTAcgttggggaatggttacgacATTATACACAAGTCAATGTAAGAACTACATCAAGTGATGCTGACAAGCTTGGTGAGGTGGCCATATCAAACGCCTCAAAGCGGCGGCTTGCCGGATCCGGGGTATAG
- the LOC100783802 gene encoding Ubiquinone biosynthesis O-methyltransferase, mitochondrial-like, translating into MAMASNHLRNLNRISIHHFQALLNDTTRFFSDAASSLPQPQPPSSSLKHNELAKFAAIADTWWDSEGPFKPLHVMNPTRLAFIRSALCRHFKKDPYNAKPLEGLKIIDVGCGGGILSEPLARLGATVTGVDAVEKNIKIAQLHAGLDPATSSIEFCCTTAEKLVEEGRTFDAVMALEVIEHVADPAEFCKSLSALTVPEGATVISTINRSMRAYATAIVAAEYILRWLPRGTHQWSSFLTPEELVLILQRAGINVEEMAGFVYNPVTGRWSLSDDISVNFIAFGTKSNNTE; encoded by the exons ATGGCCATGGCTTCCAACCATCTTCGAAACCTCAATCGCATCTCCATCCACCATTTTCAGGCTCTCCTCAACGATACTACCAGGTTCTTCTCCGACGCTGCTTCTTCATTGCCTCAACCGCAACCTCCCTCATCATCCTTGAAGCACAATGAGCTCGCCAAGTTCGCCGCCATCGCCGATACCTG GTGGGATTCTGAAGGCCCCTTTAAACCATTGCATGTGATGAATCCTACGAGACTTGCTTTCATCCGTTCTGCACTTTGTCGACATTTCAA GAAGGACCCTTACAATGCTAAACCCCTTGAAGGACTTAAAATTATTGATGTAGGATGTGGAGGTGGAATTCTTTCCGAG CCACTAGCTCGATTGGGAGCTACTGTGACGGGTGTTGATGCTGTAGAGAAGAATATCAAGATTGCTCAACTTCATGCT GGTTTGGATCCAGCAACTTCATCTATTGAGTTTTGTTGCACAACAGCTG AGAAGCTAGTTGAAGAAGGAAGAACATTCGACGCAGTTATGGCCTTGGAG GTGATTGAGCACGTAGCAGATCCTGCAGAGTTCTGCAAATCTCTGTCTGCACTAACAGTCCCAGAAGGAGCCACTGTGATATCCACGATCAATCGATCCATGAGAGCCTACGCAACTGCCATTGTTGCTGCAGAATACATTCTCCGCTGG CTTCCGAGAGGCACACATCAATGGTCCAGTTTTCTGACTCCAGAGGAACTCGTCCTGATCCTCCAACGCGCCGGTATCAAT GTGGAGGAGATGGCTGGATTTGTGTATAACCCAGTGACAGGACGGTGGTCTTTATCAGACGATATCAGCGTAAATTTCATCGCGTTCGGTACCAAATCAAACAACACGGAATAA
- the LOC100795964 gene encoding integrin-linked protein kinase 1: MEIKKLQPRFSLGRQSSLAPERGGCGGDASEALDPAVRLMYLANEGDSDGIKELLDAGSDVNFTDIDGRTALHVAACQGRTDVVGLLLRRGADVDPQDRWGSTPLVDAMYYKNHDVVKLLEKHGARPPMAPMHVQNAREVPEYEIDPSELDFTNSVCITKGTFRIALWRGTQVAVKTLGEELFTDDDKVKAFHDELTLLEKIRHPNVVQFLGAVTQSTPMMIVTEYLPQGDLRAYLKRKGALKPVTAVKFALDIARGMNYLHEHKPEAIIHRDLEPSNILRDDSGHLKVADFGVSKLLKVAKTVKEDKPVTSLDTSWRYVAPEVYKNEEYDTKVDVFSFALILQEMIEGCPPFYEKPENEVPKAYVENERPPFRASPKLYAYGLKQLIEECWDEKPYRRPTFRQIIGRLEDIYYHLAQKRRWKVRAPGCFQNLEVIFRGNRTNPSSRSSRSTAR, from the exons ATGGAAATCAAGAAGCTCCAGCCTCGCTTCTCTCTCGGCCGCCAATCCTCCCTCGCGCCGGAGCGCGGCGGCTGCGGCGGCGACGCGTCGGAGGCGCTGGACCCGGCGGTCCGGTTGATGTATCTGGCCAACGAAGGCGACTCGGACGGTATTAAGGAGCTCTTGGACGCCGGGAGTGACGTCAATTTCACCGACATTGACGGCCGCACCGCGCTCCACGTCGCCGCCTGCCAGGGCCGCACCGACGTAGTTGGCTTGCTGCTCCGACGAGGCGCCGACGTCGATCCTCAAGACCGCTGGGGCAGCACC CCTCTAGTTGATGCAATGTACTACAAAAATCACGACGTTGTCAAGCTTTTGGAGAAACACGGTGCAAGACCCCCG atgGCTCCCATGCATGTGCAAAATGCTCGTGAAGTCCCGGAGTATGAGATTGATCCTTCTGAACTTGATTTTACTAATAGCGTTTGCATAACAAAG gGAACTTTTCGGATTGCATTATGGCGTGGAACTCAGGTTGCTGTCAAGACACTTGGGGAGGAATTGTTCACTGATGATGATAAAGT AAAGGCATTTCATGATGAGCTTACATTGCTTGAGAAAATAAGACATCCAAATGTAGTCCAGTTTTTGGGTGCTGTAACACAAAGCACACCGATGATGATTGTCACAGAATATCTACCCCAG GGGGATCTCCGTGCCTACTTGAAGCGGAAAGGTGCATTAAAACCAGTAACAGCTGTAAAGTTTGCACTTGATATTGCTAG GGGTATGAACTATTTGCATGAACATAAACCAGAAGCCATTATACACCGAGATCTTGAGCCTTC AAATATACTGCGGGATGATTCTGGGCATCTGAAAGTTGCAGACTTTGGAGTTAGCAAGTTGCTTAAAGTTGCTAAAACAGTCAAAGAGGACAAACCCGTGACAAGCCTGGATACATCAT GGCGTTATGTTGCTCCAGAGGTATATAAAAATGAGGAATACGACACAAAGGTGGATGTATTTTCATTTGCTTTGATATTACAGGAG ATGATTGAAGGTTGTCCACCGTTTTATGAAAAGCCTGAAAATGAAGTTCCCAAAGCATATGTTGAAAATGAGCGTCCACCATTTAGAGCTTCACCAAAGCTTTATGCTTATGGACTAAAACA GTTAATTGAGGAATGCTGGGATGAAAAACCATACAGAAGACCAACATTTAGGCAAATAATTGGGAGATTGGAAGACATATACTACCATCTTGCTCAAAAGAGGCGCTGGAAG GTTAGGGCTCCTGGATGCTTCCAGAACCTGGAGGTCATATTTAGGGGCAATCGCACAAATCCAAGTAGCCGATCATCTCGCTCTACGGCCAGATAA
- the LOC100784332 gene encoding citrate synthase, glyoxysomal isoform X2, translating into MSSNSDAAAATVHAHGRLAMLAAHLLPSQLTHHGALHPLHLSSQLPPPPNLAGTLTVVDERTGKKYQLHVSKEGTVKASEFKKILTGKNDKGLKLYDPGYLNTAPVRSTISYIDGDEGILRYRGYPIEELADKSTFTEVSYLIMYGSLPSESQLAEWEFAISQHSAVPQGVLDMIQSMPHDAHPMGVLVNAMSALSVFHPDANPALRGLDIYDSKQIRDKQITRVIGKITTIAAAVYLRMAGRPPVLPSNLLSYTENFLYMLDSFGNRSYKPNPQLTRALDIIFILHAEHEMNCSTSAVRHLASSGVDVYTAIAGAVGALYGPLHGGANEAVLKMLSEIGTVQNIPEFIEGVKARKRKLSGFGHRVYKNYDPRAKVLRKLAEEVFSIVGRDPLIEVAVSLEKIALSDEYFIKRKLYPNVDFYSGLIYSFMQPGPWDFHQSISLFYLLFLEWLGTWLIGESPWMILIQRF; encoded by the exons ATGTCAAGCAATTCAGATGCAGCAGCAGCGACGGTGCATGCTCATGGCCGTTTGGCCATGCTCGCCGCTCACCTCCTCCCCTCTCAACTCACTCATCACGGCGCCCTCCACCCTCTCCATCTCTCCTCCCAGTTGCCGCCGCCGCCCAACCTCGCCGGCACTTTGACCGTCGTCGACGAAAGGACCGGCAAGAAGTACCAGCTTCATGTCTCCAAAGAAGGCACTGTCAAAGCTTCTGAATTCAAGAAG ATATTGACAGGGAAGAATGACAAGGGACTCAAGCTTTATGATCCTGGCTATTTGAACACGGCTCCTGTTCGATCAACAATTAGTTATATTGATGGAGATGAGGGGATTCTTAGATATAGAGGTTACCCTATTGAGGAGTTGGCAGATAAAAGCACTTTCACGGAAGTGTCCTATCTCATAA TGTATGGAAGTTTGCCTTCTGAAAGTCAGTTAGCAGAATGGGAGTTTGCTATATCTCAGCATTCGGCTGTTCCACAAGGAGTTTTG GATATGATACAATCTATGCCCCATGATGCACATCCCATGGGTGTGCTTGTTAATGCCATGAGTGCTCTTTCTGTTTTTCATCCTGATGCAAATCCCGCTCTCAGA GGTCTTGATATTTATGACTCAAAGCAAATAAGAGACAAACAGATAACACGGGTTATTGGAAAG ATAACAACAATTGCTGCTGCAGTTTATCTTAGAATGGCAGGAAGGCCACCCGTGCTTCCATCCAACCTCCTTTCTTACACAGAGAACTTCCTATACATGCTAGATTCTTT TGGCAATCGGTCATATAAACCCAATCCTCAGCTAACTCGTGCGCTGGACATTATCTTCATCCTGCATGCAGAACATGAAATGAATTGTTCTACATCTGCTGTTCGACACCTTGCATCAAG TGGCGTTGATGTATACACTGCTATTGCCGGGGCTGTTGGAGCTCTTTATGGACCACTTCATGGTGGAGCTAATGAG GCTGTCCTCAAAATGCTGAGTGAAATTGGAACTGTTCAGAACATTCCAGAGTTCATTGAAGGTGTCAAAGCCAG GAAACGAAAGCTCTCTGGTTTTGGACACCGAGTGTACAAAAACTATGATCCCAGGGCAAAGGTCTTAAGAAAACTGGCAGAGGAAGTGTTTTCCATTGTTGGCCGGGATCCTCTTATTGAG GTGGCCGTTTCCTTGGAGAAGATTGCACTATCTGATGAATATTTCATCAAGAGGAAGCTATATCCAAATGTTGACTTCTACTCTGGATTAATTTATAG TTTTATGCAACCAGGGCCATGGGATTTCCACCAGAGTATTTCACTGTTTTATTTGCTATTCCTCGAATGGCTGGGTACTTGGCTCATTGGAGAGAGTCCTTGGATGATCCTGATACAAAGATTTTGA